GCAAACCCCTGCATTATATCACCATCATGAGCAGCAGGATTTGTACAAGACTTATTCTCTGTTGCTGGGCAGCTGGCTTGATTGTGATCCTGCCACCACTTAGCCTGGGTCTCAAACTGGAATTCTGTGACTCTAATGTTATTGACCATTTTGTCTGTGATGCATACCCCCTCCTAAAAATCTCATGCACAGAAACATGGCTCATAGAGCAGATACTGATAGTTTCTGCAGTGTTGACATTTATCATGACCCTTCTGTGTGTAAGCCTTTCCTATGTATACATAATCAAGACCATTCTAAGATTTCCTTCTGCCCATCAGAGGAAAAGGGCCTTTTCTACCTGTTCTTCCCACATGATTGTGGTTTCCATCACCTATGGCAGCTGCATCTTCATCTATGTCAAACCTTCAGCAAAGGACTCAATGGCTATCAACAAGGGTGTGGTGATTCTCAACACTTCCATTGCTCCCATGTTGAACCCATTCATTTATACCTTGAGGAACAAACAAGTCAAGCAGGCCTTAAATAACTCAGTCAAAAGAATTGCACTGTTCTTCAGGAAGTAGGGAAATTGACTACTATAGGAAGtcaactttttaataaaaaaatatatgttatcCACATTGTTACATATTTTTATCCTTAGCTTTCTAACTGGAAAAACTCATCATATTTAAATGTCTCAATCATTATATATGAATCACtttcagtaaataaaaatatgtcttcacataaaaaatattaaacaggTAATGATCAAGCAATATCAGTGAataattgtgtttattgtctaTTCTAACTTCAGCTTTCATGAGGAAAGCACCATGATAAGTTCTACCTATTTCTTCATATCCTTAGAGAACTGTTTCAGGAATTTCCTTGAGGGTGGTAAAATGTTTGTATGCACAGGTTCCTTACATTAAATGGCTCAGTAATCCCATATACCTACGTCCATTCTCTTGCATACATTAAATCATCTCCAGATTTCTGAAAGTGCAGAACACATGGTAAATTCTATGTAAATAGATATCATGTCCAGGGACTTATTACCTCAGTTTGAGcatattcattatatatgtaaatttttgtTAAAGTTTCTCACCCTTTAGTTGACTCCTGCATAACCTGTATTTAAGGAGCTACCTCTGGTACATTATTGTTTACTCTAAAcaataaagtaagaaaaaatgCATTTAGAACAAcagatttaatattaaaatactatttaaatcTTGATTTAGTAATATTTTAATGCTTTCATCTTTACACTGTAATGACAATGGTAGTATATAATCTATTACTTTGTGATTTGaagtaataaatacaaattatgcTTTATCTTGTGTTTAATGTAGAATTTGATGCCTTACTAAACTATATCTGCCAGAAAGATATCCTAATATACAACTTAAGAAAACTGTGCATAGCTAGTAGTAATATTGTTTcattattaaaaactaaaaaatggTGAGggggcttaaaaaaaaatgtggagatTGGAGAGACGGATCTACatgtaagagcactggctacttttccagaaaccccagattttatatataaatgcatcCATTGACACTGGGCTCTAACAATAGGTTGATCTCtacattttgatcagttgtgggtTTTCTATAATCTTCTCCTTTTGTTGCAAAAAGAGGTTTACTTGATAAGCAGTAAAAGCTACACTTGACCTATGAATATAGGGGAAAGTACATATGTCTcataaatgtacatttatttcaCAAAAGGAAGTCAGTGTGAGGAGTTAACTTTGACTATCTTCTTGCTTGTGATTAATCACAAATGAGTCTGTTgacatctgtctttctttttaattaagacATGCATTTGTTCATTATACCCTGGCAAGTTCCTCTGTTTACAAATACATCCTTGAGAAACTGACCTAGCCTAAAGGAAATGGGCTTAGTCAAACATAGATACTGTGTACCACAAACTTGCCATGTAAGGATTTGTGCTTACTGTTCATCTTTCTGGAATTGGTCATGCTTTGTGTTGGTTGCCTTTAAAAGACATTGAGGAAACACACTTGCTCTCTAACATGGTATTAACCAGCAACCCTCCCAAACCTGTCTCTTGCATCTTCTTTTTGCCTTTAGTATAGTCATCCACATTCCCCCAGTCATGGTTCCAAAGTTGACTGACTGGCTGGCTCCAGGAGAATGGTGTCCAGGTGAGGCTCAACTATGGCAGacacagtttttttaaaaactcaaaacaaag
Above is a window of Arvicanthis niloticus isolate mArvNil1 chromosome 22, mArvNil1.pat.X, whole genome shotgun sequence DNA encoding:
- the LOC143435746 gene encoding olfactory receptor 6C2-like, translated to MCLCLQTECVYICKLDIIIFPQLIPTPGQISLNFKCRLDRGNNLIMRNHTVTFILLGLTDDPQLKTLIFIFLFLTYMLSMTGNLMIISLTFVDSQLKTAMYFFLQNFSFLEISFITACIPRYLYNISTGDKTITYNNCVIQIFFTDLFVVTEFFLLAIMSYDRYVAICKPLHYITIMSSRICTRLILCCWAAGLIVILPPLSLGLKLEFCDSNVIDHFVCDAYPLLKISCTETWLIEQILIVSAVLTFIMTLLCVSLSYVYIIKTILRFPSAHQRKRAFSTCSSHMIVVSITYGSCIFIYVKPSAKDSMAINKGVVILNTSIAPMLNPFIYTLRNKQVKQALNNSVKRIALFFRK